Below is a genomic region from Medicago truncatula cultivar Jemalong A17 chromosome 3, MtrunA17r5.0-ANR, whole genome shotgun sequence.
ATCAGTTGAACTCAATCATTTagttaaaatcttataaatggATGAAAGAAATGGAAAGGTCAAGAGTAGCATGATAAACTTGACAATGTACACGACTCTCCAAAAATAGAAGGTATTCTATTATTCTTTTGAAAGCACCTATAAGGGGCCTTTATACTTGCAATGAAAACCATCTTCTTATCTGATaagtaatattaaattttcttggtttaatttaaaatgtaatAAAACTGATAAGAAAAGAAGAACTAAATTCATATATGTTGTAGCAACTACAAAATATTAGCACTTGTCATGAAAACTTAACCAACATTATGTACTGCATGGATTTTTAAGATGATAGCTTTACAATGAAATTGATTGCATAATTACCTTTGCTCATTGCCAAATTGCCTTCCATTGGTGATATTGATACCAGCACCTCCCCTGTATGTTGGCAGTGGGATTTGATCATGCTCAATTCGTATGAGATCTTCCTTGAGGATCTCGTAATGCATTTTCACCTCTTGTATGGATTTTCCACCAACAGCATTAGCTACATGTTGCCACCGATTTGGATCTTCTGGACCATATACTGCAAGTGCATCCTCAA
It encodes:
- the LOC25490195 gene encoding protein RADIALIS-like 1; the protein is MGWTREENRRFEDALAVYGPEDPNRWQHVANAVGGKSIQEVKMHYEILKEDLIRIEHDQIPLPTYRGGAGINITNGRQFGNEQRRMRNLNIH